In Candidatus Bathyarchaeota archaeon, a single window of DNA contains:
- a CDS encoding DNA-binding protein, translated as MDLKFYENIDLSNVLIVRMKSKDDVREKLMEVVEKNGFKRAVILSAIGSVFEASFYGVKPGSELPYGKDRITTIKEKGPFEVLTMEGNILPMGDKLIPHIHVTLGAHDGTVIGGHLETAVVYTTIELFLAEVRQSTVEKQDDEIAGGQQIRLPISD; from the coding sequence ATGGATTTGAAATTTTATGAAAATATCGATCTGTCCAACGTTTTGATTGTAAGAATGAAATCAAAAGATGATGTTAGAGAGAAATTGATGGAAGTAGTTGAAAAGAATGGATTTAAACGTGCGGTAATTCTCTCAGCAATCGGAAGTGTCTTTGAAGCATCTTTTTATGGTGTGAAACCAGGTTCAGAGCTTCCGTACGGGAAAGATCGGATAACAACAATAAAAGAGAAGGGACCTTTCGAAGTGCTGACGATGGAGGGAAATATTCTACCAATGGGTGATAAGCTGATACCCCACATTCACGTGACTTTGGGAGCACATGATGGAACTGTCATCGGAGGACACTTGGAAACTGCTGTCGTATATACAACGATCGAACTTTTCTTGGCTGAAGTCAGGCAGTCGACCGTTGAAAAACAGGATGATGAAATCGCTGGTGGACAGCAAATTAGACTTCCTATCAGCGATTAA